A window of the Emys orbicularis isolate rEmyOrb1 chromosome 1, rEmyOrb1.hap1, whole genome shotgun sequence genome harbors these coding sequences:
- the MGST1 gene encoding microsomal glutathione S-transferase 1, with protein MAELAQLIDSEVFLAYATYTTIVLLKMMLMSLITAFFRMTRKAFSNPEDTATFGKGENAKKYLRTDPDVERARRGHLNDLENIVPFIGIGLLYALSGPALSTALLHFRIFVGARIFHTIAYLTPLPQPSRGLSWLAGYAVTISMAYRVLKTGLYL; from the exons atggctgaacttgCCCAGCTAATTGACAGCGAGGTGTTCCTGGCTTATGCTACCTACACAAccattgtccttttaaaaatgatgCTAATGAGTCTTATAACAGCATTCTTCAGAATGACAAGAAAG gCATTTAGTAACCCAGAAGATACAGCAACGTTTGGCAAAGGTGAGAATGCTAAGAAGTACCTGCGGACTGACCCAGACGTTGAACGTGCGCGCAG AGGCCATCTGAACGACCTTGAAAACATTGTCCCGTTTATTGGCATTGGTCTGCTCTATGCCCTGAGCGGCCCTGCTCTGTCCACAGccttgctgcacttcaggatcttCGTTGGGGCTAGAATCTTTCACACTATTGCGTATTtgacacctctcccccagcccagccgagGCTTGTCTTGGTTAGCTGGGTATGCAGTTACCATCTCAATGGCATACAGGGTGCTGAAAACTGGATTGTACCTGTAG